acgacctcctcctcttcttcgacgtcccctggaactccttgtctggtaactaggggtaacggccttggtgctgtcttgaccaggttcacgtgtacaattcctgattaaatgggaagaggaaccacagcgaaaacagcgtctagctgcaaaagcatttactgtgttctcaaactcaacatccccactcttaggcacagcataactcccctttgaagacaaacctctttctctttgccttttatcctgttcatctgcaagtcgagaagaaatgtattcaagggttaattcagttgaaggcatagcttccaaagttaaagctagagtctcatagcttttatcaagagaagacaacaatatgtatgactgctgctccatagagaaaggaatgcccagctgtcttagttgattaaaggcagacaccattttggcaatatgatctttcacacacgctcccggttggagacgtaaatcaaacaaacatcttgtagcatggatcttggcccccgcagtgtttctggaatttagccgctgcagaaccgtccagacctcatgtgtgttctttaactcagaaacataaggcatttgctctggtcccactgccaacactagtagaccttgggctttcctgtcgtgtttctgtgaagctgccgctgttgctttgtcttctgcagacgcgtctgcagctgcctgtaaaggcggtgcttcagtataactccacaactcttttgcttgcaaccaaacccttactctagccttccaatcttgccaatttttcccattgagtcgcgtaaatgggacagtaaaactttcctgggactctgccatcctccctggggcttaggaacgatactcacacacctgtagaccgtctcccagctgctgaggtggctccttgaagaataagacgtcttccagcgagtacaaactgtgcagtgcctgtttaaaacttttttctaggcacgttgcaggactcaagctgctttgaaggctttcgttgtcggcaaccgcttctgtcttcgctccagtcctttcataaatcactctgaactgctctccttatctccttcttgacgtacaaaccgaccataacctgtcccattaaactttaattagtttaatgctaatcAAATGTCCAACATTGTCCTCCAATCCCTAACAAGAatacttcagggttttttttacatatgtcaatttgaacatttttttcaattcattatatatcatttcccacaatttttaaacttctctacattcccaccacatgtgattataagtcccttctttttctatatatttccaacatatatttgacccagttttatacatttttgctatcagtactggtgtaatatacgaactatacatcattttcatatagttttctttcaaaagagaacagtctgtaaatttcaaatctactttccacaattttccccagtcctcaaattgtatgttatgtcctatatctggtgcccatttgatcatgaccattttttcctcctcatcttttgtttcctgtTCTAGCAAAATATTATACATTTTCTTCAGCTGCTTCACTTCTTCTATAACTCCCTTTTGAAATCTAGAAAAtgtataactaaatcctttcttattATCTGCCTCGTACATTCCATGTAATTGTTCGTAGTGTAACCAACTCTGCAAATAATCTTTTATTTCCTCATagtcttttaatttccatttcccttcttgATTCTTCAGCTAATCTCTGTATGTATGCCacgtccctttctctctctcctgtatgacttctttgatgggaaatgagagaggaactcttaatgaagctctttccacattccacacactgatagggtttctcccctgtatgaattctttgatggaaagtgagagaggagctctgactgaagctctttccacattccacacactgatagggtttctcccctgtatgaattctctggtgcttagtgagatcggagctttttctgaagctctttccacattctacacactgatagggtttctcccctgtatgaattctttgatgggaagtgagagaggagctatcagtgaagctctttccacattccacacactgatagggtttctcccctgtatgaattctttgatggaaagtgagagaggagctctgactgaagctctttccacattccacacactgatagggtttctcccctgtatgaattctttgatgggaagtgagagaggagctatcagtgaacctctttccacatcgcacacactgatagggtttctcccctgtatgaattctttgatggaaagcgAGACTGTGGCtgtaaatgaagctctttccacattccacacactgatagggtttctcccctgtatgaactttttgatgggaagtgagtttggaactatcagtgaagctctttccacatatcatgcacttatagggtttctcacctttatgaattctctgatgcttagtgagatcagagctttttctgaagctctttccacattccccacactgatagggtttctcccctgtatgaattctttgatgggaagtgagagaggagctatcagtgaagctctttccacattccacacactgatatggtttctcccctgtatgaattctttgatggaaagtgagagaggagctctgattgaagctctttccacattccacacactgatagggtttctcccctgtatgaattctctgatgcttggTGAGATCAGAGCtcatcctgaagctctttccacattccacacactgatagggtttctcccctgtatgaattctttgatgggaagtgagagaggagttatgagtgtagctctttccacattccccacactgatagggtttctcccctgtatgaattctgtgatgggaagtgagggaGGACCTATctgtaaagctctttccacattccatgcactgatagggtttctcccctttgtgaattctttgatgggaagtgagatgggcactctgactgaagctctttccacattccgcacactgatagggtttctcccctgtatgaattctttgatgggaagtgagatcggagctcttcctaaagctctttccacattccacacactgatagggtttctcccctgtatgaattgtttgatggaaagtgagactgtggctgtgactgaagctctttccacattccacacactgatagggtttcgcccctgtatgaactctttgatgggaagtgagtttggaaCTATCAGTGAAGGTTTTTCCACAATCCACacacttatagggtttctcccctgtatgaattctttgatgggaaatgagatgggagctctgactgaagctctgtccacattccacacactgatagggtttctcccctgtatgaattctttgatgggtggTGAGATCGGAGCTCCtcctgaatctctttccacattccacacactcatagggcttctcccctgtatgaattatttgatcaGAAGTGAGATTggaactctgactgaagctctttccacattgcacacactgatacggtttctcccgtGTATGAATTCTTCGCTGGGaaatgagatgggagctctgacggaagctctttccacattccatgcactgatagagtTTCTTTCCAATGAAATTTTGTtcatgggaagtggaatgggagctctgactgcagtTTTTTCCATACTCCAAATTTTTatgtggcttctcctctctggggattttgtCGTGGTCACCCTTATTCtcgatttccaattcatcacaatctgcaatggaaacaaaaagggattagagcctcaggaacaaatggagaagaactgaaggtaattgggtgtgtgttcattacctgtgttgtttgtttattataagATTCTGAtgagttgttgaatgttgctttatttgatatacagtagtggtcaaaattgtggaagtCTTTTagaaaaaagtgtatttcagaggtttgatggctcaaaacaccacttcttttggagtaatatcataaaattatatataaatggaaagataatttaatcaagAAAGCAATCCAACAAAGTTTCTTCAATTAACTGTATTTAATCAaacgttatagccaaataaccagaaaaaggaggcaccacttgcttaggttgacattttcagtgtgttatgtgattgctatcaagttagttggttttttgtgttctttcatttagtgaggttataataaaattatagaaatggcacaaagcGTTGACTGGTCACCCAGAAAGCGATGTAAGATTGTACTATTAAGTGAACAAGGCTACAGTTAAGAAGAAATTAGATTAAAGATTAGGAAAAACTTAACCAAAGCTGccctttctatatttttgaagaggtataaggagactccgtcactacaaaatcagactggttaaggcaggaaaaggtcacaaaggcaagtgacgattgaagaatggagagactgtccctacatgacagaagaaaatcatctgggtgtataaaagatgacatggcgcaatgtaatgtgaagttaagtgcaaggactggtctaaatgttagaattataaggaaaaagccattgttatctctcaagcaaaggttgaaaagattaaacccatgttaactggatagtggaacaatgggacagtgttatttggagcgatgagacccaaatctcctttcttggtagtgatggcatgaaacatgcaaggagaagaatcagagaacatttacatcctacttgcattacaccGACTGTGAAACACCCGGAAACAGTAGATCCTTGACTTACGTATGGCTCTACTTTTGTACCATTCCAGTTATGACCTTCAGTAGGCACTTCGACTTATGAACTTTCCTCTAGAGACAGAGGTCTTGCCAGCAGCCTGGAGCTCGCCCGGCCGGCTGCAGGGCAGTGGTGGAGCCTTTGCCGCCGGGGAGAGGCCTTTAGTTTACTGGAACTCTCCCCGCCAGCTGCAGAGCAGCGCTGAGGCCTCTGCTGCTGGGGAGagggcccccatcccaccctcGAATCTGTGGAAGAGGTGCTGCCTGCAAGAGGCATAGCAGGGcgcactgcagccccaaaccctGCCAAGAAACCAACCTGAGGAAGTCTAGAGAATAACCTGGCCTGGCAAGAAAAAAGCATGACCCTGGCTAAAGTGaatcagctctttactgacccttgcTCTACCACCAGCTTGTAGCCAGATAAGCCCACCCATCCACAGTGCACGTAAGGGGGGGGGAAacgttattttttttaatcaacaatactgtcttatttattttattgtacagtacattggttattgccttcattttatggatctatggtcttgttagagagtaaaatccatcttaaattgctgttttgggggtgttATTCATCATCTAGAATGGATCAATTCacatttccattactttctatggaaaagggtGTCTCTACTTATGTACGTTTCTGGTTATGaccagacctccagaatggattatggttgtaagtaaAGCTTCCACTGTCGTGTGATGACCTGGGGTTGTATGACAGCAAAAGTGTGGGCAGAATTTGAATCATTAATGGGAATGTTGAGCCCAAACTGAAGCATTCCACAAGTGATCTTTTCCCAGATACTGAagcatttctatatatatttatacaaatctttctttctttctttctttctttctttctttctttctttctttcctatttCAACAGGATTCAGTTCCATGTCGTTGCTGTGTGCAAAAGCTGCTTTCAAGATAATCCTATTCCACTGCTGGAATGGCTTGGGAATAGCCCAAACAttaacccaatcagaaatctatGAAGCCAACTGTGGCATTCGTATGGAGTCCCCGGtcatctcacggactattgacccatacaccactaatccgctgccaccaaccagttggccagttaaagaaaaatggaatccagtatagatgggaatttccagaaggaATTTCCTTCTATTACAAAGACAAGAGGTTCAAACTAAGTAGCCTTCAGGATCTGGAAAAATTCTCCAGAAGATATGATAAAGAGTTGGGAAAAGTAGAGAAGGTAAGACCAGGACGGGACCAGTCTGAagaggagaaaaggagaggggaagaagaggaagaggaagaagagaaagaagagggagaagaggaagaagtggaTAATAATAACAAGGACCCCCAAGTTTGATTTGGACTTGATAGAAGACTTGAACAAACCAGAAAAAGGCTCTGAAAAATACTTTCATGGAATGTGAatggacttaaaaataaaaataaaaggaacaaaatagaaCATGTCTTGATTAAACGGAATTTAGATATAAcctgtttacaggaaacacatttcAGAAGGAAACATAAGAGGGTTTTAAGTAATAAAAGATTGGGGAGAGACTTTATTGCCTCAGACACAAACAAGAAAAGAGGGGTTGTATTGTATATGAAGGAGAAATACGAcccaaaattaatttataaagatgaggaggggaaagtgctgatAGTGCATATTACGTTCCAGGGGGGAAAGGTAATCATTGTGGGAATCTATGCACCTAATGACAAAAAAGCTGACTTTTATTCGAAGCTCAATGGAACATTATCAGAATTTTTGGATCAGAGAGTGATAGTAATGGGGGATTTCAACGGTGTGGTTATTCCAGATTTGGATAGATCAACAACAAGGCGAGACACAAATGAAGGTAAACTaccaaaaacatattttgataTATCAGACACTATGGGGCTAACAGATATTTGGAGACTTAGAAATCCCACAACAAAACAGTTCACATTCATTTCAGATCCAAATCAAAGCTTTGGTAGAGAAAATTACATTTGGACTTCTAAAGAATTGGTGCCAAGAATTTCCAAAATTGAGATTCTCCCAAGGACATTATCAGAACATAATTCGTTATATTTGGAGTTAAAAGGAAAATACCTTTCATcattcagatggaagatgaatgaaagTTTATTCAATGACCAAAAGATAGTATATAGGGCAAAAGAGACAATTACAGAATATTTGGAATTTAAACAAAGGAACACCCATTGAAACAGTATGGGATGCAAGCAAATTTGTAATGAGAGGATTCCTGATCCAAAAGAACAGTTTTcagaaaagaggaagggagaagaaagaagaaatcctGTCCCATCTCATGGAGAATGAGAGACTGCTCACAATAAAACCAAAAGATGAGCTAATAAGACAAAATATTAAATTGTTGCCGACTCAGTTCTCTATGTTGGTGAGTCAGGATGTAgagtggaaaacaaaaacaatgagACAAAGGAATTTTGAATCTGCCAACAAAACTGGAAAATTCTTGGCGTGGCAATTAAAGGttagacaaaaacaaaaaacaatttgtAAGATAAGAGAGGCAGAAAAGATAATTGAAGACCCCAAAGAAATTAGAAAGACCTTTCTGAAATTTTATAAAGATTTGtataagaaagagaaagaagatggTAAGAAAACAGAAAATTATATACAAAGCCATCAATTACAGCAGATCCCCCCAGGAGAAAAGGAACAATTAAACCAGATAATTACAGAACAAGAAATTGAGAAGGCGATAAAGAGAATGAAGATAGGGAAAGCTCCAGGCCCTGACGGCATTtcagcaaaatattataagacactAGGTGGACCATTATAACCGGTACTTTGTGAGGTTATGAATCATATTTTGAAGGAAGGGGAAATTCCAAATACTGCAAAAAGGTGTACATCACTTTAATCCCAAAGAAAGATACAGATGGTTTGAGTGTTAAAAATTATAGACCTATTTCATTATTGAACAATGACTATAAATTATTTGCGGATGTGTTGGGTGACAGATTAAGAAAAACTTTTAAAGGAAGtaatacataaagatcaagctgGTTTCCTACCAGGGCGACAACTGAAGGACAATGTTAGGAACATAGAGGTTATAATTGAGTACTTGGGAGTCTAGAATTGATAAACAAGCGGCCTTGGTGTtcattgatgcagagaaagcatttgataatgtttCATGGTGGTTTATGAAAGAAAACCTAAAAACAATGGGAATAggagaaatgtttttgaaagGTATTGAGGCTATATACTCAGAGGAAAAAGCCAAacttattataaataataatttgtctGACAACTTTAAAATATCTAAAGGTACCAGACAGGGGTGTCCTTTGTCACCCCTGTTGTTTATTACGGTTTTGGAAGTATTAAACAAGAATTTGAGAGAAGTGTCAGAAATCAGAGGTATTAAGGTGGGATCGAAAGAGTTTAAAGTAAAAACGTTTGCTGATGATTTAGTTTTAACATTAGAAGACCCAAAAACAGTGTACAAAAAGCCCTAGAGAAAATGGAGGAATTTGGAAAAGTTGCAGGATCTAAACTCAATAGAAATAAGACCAAAATGCTAGTAAAAAATATGAATAAAGAAGAGACAGAGGAATTGCAACACAGGACAGGAATTatggtggttaagaaagtgaaataccttggaATCTGGTtgacaacaaaaaatataaatttgtataaagataattatgaaaccaCATGGAGAGAGATTAAGAAGGATTAAGAAATTTGGAACAGGTTGAAATTATCCTTTTTGGGCAGATTAAGATGAACGTTTTACCTAGAATGTTATTCTTATTCCAAACAATTCCAGTGATTAAAGGGACAGGACAATGTAGAGAATGGCAAAAAATAGTgtcaagatttgtctggcagggaaagaagccGAGGATCAAAATGAAAATGTTGATAGatgaaaaagaaagaggtggatttgcttTACCAGGTATGAATCTCTATTATGAAGCATCCTGTCTCGTATTGTTAAAGGaatggataacattggaaaatacggacctattggatttagaaggtcatgacaacaggcacgggtggcactcgtacctgtggtatgataaggtaaaagtaaaggttttTTAAACCATGTGATCAGAAGGTCAATTTATGAACTATGGGAAAGAAACAAGAATTTAATGCAAAGGAAAACCCCACGGTGGATATCACCAATAGAGGTATTGACAGTTAAAAAAGTAAATATGAGGAAATTATTAGAAAAACGGAACAAGGGTTAAAACGTAAACCATATGATCAAACGGAAGGCATGTTTACAGGTTGGTTGCAATACCATCAGGTGAATGATATATTGAGTGAGGATAAAAGGAAAGCTGGGTTTAAGGATAAGAAATCAAGATTTCAATTAGAATTAGTGGAAGGCAGAGGTAGAATACTATCTAGGATATATGATTTGTTATTAGAATGGTTTACAAAAGTTGAAGAGGTGAAAGAaggaatgataaaatgggctataGATTTTAGGCATAATATTGAACTGGATGCATGGCTAAAATTATGGAACAAAAGTAAGAAATTCACGGCGTGTacggctttaaaagaaaatttaatgaagatgATATATAGGGGGCATTTGACACCAGTAAAATTGGCGAAAATGTATAGGATGAGGGAtaagaaatgctggaaatgtaaaaaggtGGATGGAGACTTctctcatatgtggtggacttgcgatAAAGCCAAGAATTTTTGGGAGTTGATCTATGATGAACTTAAGAAAAtacttaaatatacctttcccaaaaaaccagaggcttttttgttGGGTTTGATGGGGAAGGAGGTTAAGAAAACAGACCAAAGGCTATTTATGTACGCCACAGCTGCGGCAAGGAATATATTGGCCCCAAACTGGAAATTACAATAAGTTCCCACCATTGTGGAGTAGCAGACGAAAATGATGAACTACACGGAATTAGCCAAACTGACTGGCAGGATTCGGGATCAGGACGATCAGAGATTTCAGGAAAGTTGGAGTAAATGTACTGTGTACTTAAAGGATAATTGTAAAAgatttaaaaacactggcaggattgaaATAACTCCTACAATGTATAAGACAGATACAAGGTTAGAAATTAAAATACGCGACTGGAGAAAATAAGGGATACctgctgaagggaaggagggaagtcacaagCTCGGCAGAGCTAAAAGTATATATGTGATTTAAGGTATTGTAAAATGactgtgtaaagaaaacaataaaaattgattggtaaaaaaaataaaataaagttaatgttctttttatatgggatcagattataattatttatgtttcatgtttatatatatgttggaagccgcccagaatggctggaggaacccagccagatgggcagggtagaaataaaaattattattattactacagtggtaccttgatttaagaacagtcctcttcTGAAAAATTttaagtttcttcttcttcttcttcttcttcttgttgttgttattattcttatgtttgtaaaccgaggtaccactgtattactactatcatcatcatcatcactgctacTTTTCCTGAGATTCAATAAGTCTAGTTATTCTCTGGGgtgaattttgtttggcccagtcatggcatcccctccatctccaatgtcagtcgtctctttggtcaatccaagactgacaggagcaaaaacagaaaacctgaagctacttatctttctgaagctgacattgaaTATGGCCTGGGCAGTTGAGACCAGCCCAATCgtggtagaaaaaggaataatttgaggaagattgttcaaagaaaaaactgtaatttactgtttattgtgggggtgttaggttcccaggtgttatagCGGGCtctgttgagctctgtgaaaatatgtGAGATTGGTCACATTGAGGTATTTTTGGAATTTTGAGGCAGATATaacgatcccacagggagccttaccaagagaggccacgattccacgattctcctccatgacgtccttatgcagagctctctggtcaggatccagcaacgcccactcctcgtccgtgaaacgaacagcgacatcttcaaagcacactggaccctaaaagaaaaagggaaatgtcctcctctgagacagcagaaatatgatctgctccacaatgctctgttgtttccttcctgttaattgcggtgttgtttcaataggattgctttgctgcacattttatttatggatgcttattttattctgcatttaattatgggtattcgtctttgtgcaaataggtggtactccacCTTGTGTTTTCAGGCCACTATTTGTTCACTGCTTAGAAACAAATTTTTGCATTCAGTTAtcaatctagaaataaaataagcctctTTTGGTCTTGGatgatctagcagagattccGGCGTTGCAGGGGGTCTCCTGGCtcagagagacaagcagggagggtggcttctggcaaaaggagagggagccaccggtggctcctccttctccagacTCACCTCAGCCTCtcgaccttcctctcccactcgcctccttcctcttctgcctctgattctgcactgcattctgccacagagtctcccagctcactaagccctgttaccccttcagcttctgacacctcctcttcccaggcttctccttcttctccctctgaccgcccatccttcctccacctccactccttcggctctgagccatcttcccttcctggttccccggctgcttcctcccaccattcctctgtgcccaaccagtccatgacattgctccatccctcggtctctgtccccacaaggcagcttccctgacctgatctggttccacagccgctgcttcccttctgcccccatgaaaacgTGGATCAGGAGTTCTTGCTGGCATCCTTCggccacctgcaagagaaaaaaggtaagcaggacgccaggagtgcctgcttctctcacaggtgaaacagggcatctctaactacagatgggcctttgagaaaTCCTTACCTACTGAGAGTATTTGGaggtttgtgcccatttcatatg
The sequence above is a segment of the Podarcis muralis chromosome 4, rPodMur119.hap1.1, whole genome shotgun sequence genome. Coding sequences within it:
- the LOC144327631 gene encoding uncharacterized protein LOC144327631, with product MECGKSFRQSSHLISQRRIHTREKPYQCVQCGKSFSQSSNLTSDQIIHTGEKPYECVECGKRFRRSSDLTTHQRIHTGEKPYQCVECGQSFSQSSHLISHQRIHTGEKPYKCVDCGKTFTDSSKLTSHQRVHTGAKPYQCVECGKSFSHSHSLTFHQTIHTGEKPYQCVECGKSFRKSSDLTSHQRIHTGEKPYQCAECGKSFSQSAHLTSHQRIHKGEKPYQCMECGKSFTDRSSLTSHHRIHTGEKPYQCGECGKSYTHNSSLTSHQRIHTGEKPYQCVECGKSFRMSSDLTKHQRIHTGEKPYQCVECGKSFNQSSSLTFHQRIHTGEKPYQCVECGKSFTDSSSLTSHQRIHTGEKPYQCGECGKSFRKSSDLTKHQRIHKGEKPYKCMICGKSFTDSSKLTSHQKVHTGEKPYQCVECGKSFIYSHSLAFHQRIHTGEKPYQCVRCGKRFTDSSSLTSHQRIHTGEKPYQCVECGKSFSQSSSLTFHQRIHTGEKPYQCVECGKSFTDSSSLTSHQRIHTGEKPYQCVECGKSFRKSSDLTKHQRIHTGEKPYQCVECGKSFSQSSSLTFHQRIHTGEKPYQCVECGKSFIKSSSLISHQRSHTGERERDVAYIQRLAEESRREMEIKRL